The stretch of DNA GATCGCGTTTGTCCTGACGACCTTTTTTGCGTTTTTCCTGTCGACCCGCATTACATCGCCATTGCGGGGGCTGCGGCAGGCGGCGGGGGAGCTGGCGAAAGGGAATTTCGACACAAGGATTCCGGTTTTCCAAAACGACGAAATCGGCCAGCTGGCAACCGCGTTCAACCAGATGGGGAGGCAGCTGAAATACCATGTGGAATTGATCAATCAGGAAAAAGAGCAGCTGTCGAGCATTTTGACATCGATGACCGACGCCGTCATCACGTTCAATCGGGATGCCACGATTTTGCTGCACAATCCGCAAGCGGAGCGGATGCTTCAAAATTGGTACGCCAAAAACGATAAAATGGATGATACCATTCCACCGGAAGTCGTCCATATGCTCGACCATGTCGTCACCTTTGCGGAAGAAGTGGAGGATGAGCTGGAGCTCGGCGGCCGATTTTACAATATCTCCCTCAGTCCGTTGTATAGCGGGGACAGCATCCGCGGCGCGGTTGTCGTCTTCCGGGACATGACCGAACAGCATAAGTTGGACAAACTGCGTTCCGATTTCATCGCAAACGTATCCCACGAACTGCGGACGCCGATTTCCATGCTGCAAGGATATAGTGAAGCGATACTGGACGATGTCATTGCGGATGAAGAAGAGCGCAACGAGATGATCCAGATTATCCATGATGAGTCGATGCGGATGGGACGCCTCGTCACCGACCTGCTCGATTTGGCCCGGATGGAATCCGGCAATATGCGGCTGTATAAAGAAGATGTCCCGATGATCCCGTTCCTAGGCAGGGTCCTGCATAAGTTCTCGCAAATTGCACGGGACGCGCATGTTGAATTGACGTTCCAATATCCGGAAGAGGACGATCTCATCCTCCATGTCGATGCGGATCGGCTGGAGCAAGTGTTCACGAACTTGATCGACAATGCGGTCCGGCACACTCCCGAAGGCGGGAATGTCGAACTCGGCATCGCCAAAAAGACGGATGCGGTTGAAATCACAGTATCCGATACAGGAATCGGAATACCGGAAGAGGACCTGCCTTTCATATTTGAACGGTTTTACAAGGCGGACAAGGCAAGAACCCGGAAAAAAGGTGGAACGGGTCTTGGCTTGGCAATTGCTAAAAATATTATCGATTCCCATGGCGGCACCATTTCGGCACGGCGAGGAGATGAAAAAGGGACA from Bacillus sp. OxB-1 encodes:
- a CDS encoding ATP-binding protein: MNRIWNSIVGKLWATILLLVSFVLFMVTVLLLEFLSNFHAKQAEDSLWREASTISKIVVDHDSESSMQMIIHDILDDEKSAMIVSPSGELKYSFHSGLNTEPIEKKILQDHDLYSLDKEMKDPLLKEMILPSNSETNVMEQYFVLGFPIDDGQNLVGSVIIYQNMDAVHRTTQRTTHIVLLSALIAFVLTTFFAFFLSTRITSPLRGLRQAAGELAKGNFDTRIPVFQNDEIGQLATAFNQMGRQLKYHVELINQEKEQLSSILTSMTDAVITFNRDATILLHNPQAERMLQNWYAKNDKMDDTIPPEVVHMLDHVVTFAEEVEDELELGGRFYNISLSPLYSGDSIRGAVVVFRDMTEQHKLDKLRSDFIANVSHELRTPISMLQGYSEAILDDVIADEEERNEMIQIIHDESMRMGRLVTDLLDLARMESGNMRLYKEDVPMIPFLGRVLHKFSQIARDAHVELTFQYPEEDDLILHVDADRLEQVFTNLIDNAVRHTPEGGNVELGIAKKTDAVEITVSDTGIGIPEEDLPFIFERFYKADKARTRKKGGTGLGLAIAKNIIDSHGGTISARRGDEKGTVFTCRLPLKRL